GATGCTGGCATCACAGTCGAACTCGCAAGCGGGGCAGGTGGTCGGGGTCTCGCACCCCCGCCGGTACGCCCGAAACCGGGCGAGTGTCTCCTGGATCGCGGGGTCGGCCTCCTGGAAGAATCGGATCAGGTCCACGAGGCGATCCACGGTTTGTGCGCTTACGAAGTGTTCCAGCAAACAGGCGTCGATCAGGGCTTGATTCGGGCTGACCCCGACCACGTCTTCGAGAAACCGCCGGAGGATAGCGAAGCGGCCGCTCACCTGCTTTGCCTGCCGGAGACCGCTCGGGGTCAGGCCCACGCCCTGGTAGCTCTGGTGGCGGATGAATCCCTCCTTGCGGAGGGTCCGGAGGGCTAACGAGACCGCCGCCTTTCCCACCTGCAACCGCTCGGCGACGTCGGTGACCCGGGCGTACCCGCGCTCCGCCTGG
The window above is part of the Candidatus Methylomirabilis sp. genome. Proteins encoded here:
- a CDS encoding metal-dependent transcriptional regulator, with amino-acid sequence MQHYLRAIHELQAERGYARVTDVAERLQVGKAAVSLALRTLRKEGFIRHQSYQGVGLTPSGLRQAKQVSGRFAILRRFLEDVVGVSPNQALIDACLLEHFVSAQTVDRLVDLIRFFQEADPAIQETLARFRAYRRGCETPTTCPACEFDCDASIGTEELAGNRRKGRIQ